A region of the Muricauda sp. MAR_2010_75 genome:
AATTTTTACCTGGGCTTTCAGGGAAGAGAATAGCAGTAGGGTAACGATCAAAAAGACAATTTGCGTTTTCACAGTGTTTGATATTTGAGGTTTCCAAACGGAATCCACAAAACTAAACTTATGATTGGATTTTACTAATAAATCCCGTTCAAAAGGCGAAGTTCACAGGTGAACGGATACCCTTTTTAAAAGTACGCCCCAGGAGAATTAACAAAAGTTTAGAACAGCTTTCCTTTTTTATATGGGCTTCAAGAGTTTTCTTTAACTTGGGCTAAATGCTTTCTTATGAAAAATATAGTTTTGATTCTGTTTTCGTTGCTTTTCACCAGTCTGTCCATGGCACAGGAGGACCGACAATTGTTGCGCGGAAAAGTGCTGTACCGCAGCACCAATGTGCCCAACGAGAACGTGATCAATTCTACCTCGGGAAATGCCACGATCACCAACGACGATGGGGAGTATGCCATTATGGTAAAAGTGGGTGACCAGTTGGTCTTTACCGCGGTGAACTACCAATTGGAGGTAATTACCATTACCGAGGAAATTCTACAGAACAATCGCTTGGTAGTGGAGGTGACCGAAAAGGTGCGGGAGTTGGACGAGGTGGTGGTGACCCCTGAAAACCAAGAACGGTTTTTGGAGGTGAAGAATGAGGATTTTAAACAATTTGATTACGAAATTGACCGAAGCACGGAGGTTGAAAACGTGGCCGAGTCCCGAACGGTGCGTGGCATGCGGGACGGTCTTAATTTTGTGAATATTTTTAAGGCGCTTTTTAAATCCAATGAGGCAGCGGGTGTGCAAAGGGCCCCACTTAAGGTCAGCGAGGTACTTCGGCATGTGTATGACGATGAGTTTTTTGTGGTGGATCTTAAGCTGCCGCAAGACAAAATAGATGCCTTTTTATTGTATTGTGATGATAAAATTCCTTCCCAGACCTTGTTGCGCAAGGAAAACGAGTTTCAATTGATTGATTTTTTGGTGACCCAGAGCAAGGCTTTTTTGACGGAGTTGAATGAGGAATGAAAAAACTTCTTTTCCCATTACTATGTTTATGCACACTTTGGGCGACGGCTCAAGATGGTAGCCGTAAAATATTGAGGGGTGCGGTCACCAGCACCACTGAGGATGTTGTGGGCGTTGTGGTCCAAAATATTTCTTCTGAAGATGCCGTGATCACAGATATTGATGGGAATTTCACCATTAGGGTGCAGGTGAATGACACTTTGGTGTTTTCTGCAGTGCACTTTCAAAGAAAGCTGCTTCCTGTTACCAAACCGCTGTACAATTCCAACTTTGTGACCGTTCCCATGGAAGAATTTGTAAATGAATTGCGAGAGGTGGTGGTGAGTCCGTATAACCTTTCTGGTGTTTTGGATAAAGATCTTGAAAAACTCCCTGCCCAAAGAGTGGTGGACGCCGAAGCACTGGGGCTGCCCAATGCCAATGCCAAGGATTTTACCCAAAGTGAACGATTGCTCAAGGAGGCATCTTCCATGAGTATTAAAGGTGGTGGTGGACTTGGCGGGGCTGGAGGTGCTGTGTCCCTCAATCCCATTATCAATGCCATTACGGGTCGTACCAAAATGTTGAAGAATCGGGTAAAGGTGGACAATACTTATGCTCGGACGCAGCGGGTACAGGATTTTTATGTGGATTCGCTTTTTGTGACCACCTTGAAGATTCCCATGGAAAAAATTAAGGATTTTATGTATTTCTGCGAGGTGGACGAAGCGTTTCAAACCACGGTTGATTCACAAGACAAGTTGAAAATATGGGATTTTATGGTGCAAAAAAGTAGAGTGTACCGGGAGAACAATAACTTGGATTGAAGTCGGAAGTCGGAAGTCGGAAGTTGGAAGTGAGACCCTGAGTGCCCGCATGACGGACATGCAAGCAGTCGAAGGGGCAGTTTTGAAGATTCAAGTATCAAGAATCAAGTTCAAGAATCAAGAGAAAACAACCTTCATGCTAATTTGTGTCAGGAACCAATAGTGAGATTCTTCACTCGGTTTGCTCGTTCAGAATGATAATTCGATTAGCAGTGGACAAAACCTAAATATCAGGAGTAAGAATCAAGGGTCAAGTTCAAGTTCAAGTTCCAAAATACCAAATTCCATTAACCATTAACCATTAACCAAGAGTCAAGAATCAAGTTCAAGTTCAAGTTCAAGTTCAAAATTCCAATAAGCAAGAGCCAAGTAACAAATATCAAATTCCAATAACCAATACCGATTTTTTGTCTTTTTTCCAATATATCAGGTCCAGTATCTAAAAAGTAGATTTTGGCAAGTCTTTTGCATAAAAATCCCATGAAATCCTGTAACATTGCCCCAGTATTGGAGTCAAATACCTTAGTATGATGAAAATGAAAACAGCAAGGAACCTGCTATTGCCATTTTTGGCAGTGCTCTTTTTGTCATTCACATCAGCCCATAAATTCTACGTTAGTGTCACTAATGTGGTGTATGCTGAGGAAGAGGATGCATTTCAGATTACCAGTCGCATTTTTATTGATGATTTGGATGACCTTTTGGAAGAGCGGTATGGCATTAAATCCAAGTTGGCCACACCCAATGAGTCAAAAGTGGCCGATGAATACATAGAAAAATATTTCAGGGCCAAATTTGCCATGGAACTCAATGGTAAACCAGCCGAATATAATTTTTTGGGAAAGGAATATGACAATGATGTGGTCATCTGCTATCTTGAAATTCCCAAAGTAGGCTTCCCAACGTTGAAATCCATATCCGTCCAAAATGAGATCCTCACCGATTTGTTTGAGGAACAACAGAACGTGGTCCACCTAAAATGGAAGGGACACAAGAAGAGTTTTGTGCTCATCAAGGAAAATAATAAAGGAATGTTAAACTTGTAACGTATTGTTAACGATTGGTTAAAAAAGAGCTATTTTTCACCGTTTTAAAATCAAATAGAAAAATGAACAGAGTCAAGTATCATGTTGCTTCCGTACTGTTTCTTTTTGGTGCAGTTTTAATGGCACAGGAAGAAGGAGAAGCCAAACCAGAGCGGGAGCCAGGTCATTACAATCAGAGTAAATTTAAACAGTTGTATGAGGAATTTTCCACGCCCAACACCTACCGTTCCGCATCAGGGGCGCCAGGTCCGGATTACTACCAACAGCAGGCAGATTATGTGATCGATGTGCAGTTGGATGACAA
Encoded here:
- a CDS encoding carboxypeptidase-like regulatory domain-containing protein, coding for MKNIVLILFSLLFTSLSMAQEDRQLLRGKVLYRSTNVPNENVINSTSGNATITNDDGEYAIMVKVGDQLVFTAVNYQLEVITITEEILQNNRLVVEVTEKVRELDEVVVTPENQERFLEVKNEDFKQFDYEIDRSTEVENVAESRTVRGMRDGLNFVNIFKALFKSNEAAGVQRAPLKVSEVLRHVYDDEFFVVDLKLPQDKIDAFLLYCDDKIPSQTLLRKENEFQLIDFLVTQSKAFLTELNEE
- a CDS encoding carboxypeptidase-like regulatory domain-containing protein, coding for MKKLLFPLLCLCTLWATAQDGSRKILRGAVTSTTEDVVGVVVQNISSEDAVITDIDGNFTIRVQVNDTLVFSAVHFQRKLLPVTKPLYNSNFVTVPMEEFVNELREVVVSPYNLSGVLDKDLEKLPAQRVVDAEALGLPNANAKDFTQSERLLKEASSMSIKGGGGLGGAGGAVSLNPIINAITGRTKMLKNRVKVDNTYARTQRVQDFYVDSLFVTTLKIPMEKIKDFMYFCEVDEAFQTTVDSQDKLKIWDFMVQKSRVYRENNNLD
- a CDS encoding DUF6702 family protein, giving the protein MMKMKTARNLLLPFLAVLFLSFTSAHKFYVSVTNVVYAEEEDAFQITSRIFIDDLDDLLEERYGIKSKLATPNESKVADEYIEKYFRAKFAMELNGKPAEYNFLGKEYDNDVVICYLEIPKVGFPTLKSISVQNEILTDLFEEQQNVVHLKWKGHKKSFVLIKENNKGMLNL